The region TGGTGGCATCGGCATCTGGGATGCGAGCGCAGCAGTCGCGAAGGCGGCTGCGTAGGTCGGAAGCGCCAATCGCACAAGCAGCATCATCCCCGGCAATGCTACTCCACTACGGGTCGGATGTCTTAGTGAAGTTGACGAGCGCAATCGAGAGGTCGAGCAGGTCCACTACCCCGTCGCCATTCAGATCGCCACTGCCTGCGCCCGCGAACTGCAGCAGGATGATGTTCAGATCGGCGATATCCACGGCGCCAGTGCCATCCGCGTCGCCGTTCAAGAGCGTGGCATCTACCGTAGACGCCGCGGCAACGCGAGACAAGCCCACGTTCGGAACGCGTCGAGCGAGGAACTTGCTCGACGCCGAGAACCGCACGTCGTACGTGCCCGGAACCGTGAAGGTGGCGGAGTACGAGCCGTCCTCGTCCAGGGCAATCGGCTTGGATGCCACCAGGTTCGAGGTGCCGGGCTCGAAGAGTTGGATCGTGATTGGCACGGTCTGCGGTGCGACGTGTCCCTGTAGTGTTAGTGTGCCCGAGATAGCTGCAGGCAGGTTAAGAGCGGCATTCAGTGCCGCATCGAGTTTGATGCGCCCATACGTGACCCACGAGCCAACGTTGTGGCAATTGGACTCGATGAGTTGTCGTACCAGCGATGCGGCCTCCGGGCTGCGTGGAGTATCTGTTCTGGGCTCCGTCAACACAGAGTAGAGCAGTGCTGCCTCCGCGGAGACATGTGGTGTGGCCATAGACGTCCCGCTGTCATATCCATAGGTCCCGCCCAGGAAGCACGAGTAGATGCTAGTTCCGGGTGCCGCGACATCCACCCACTGGTAGTCACCCTGGTTGAAGTTAGATGATCCCGCGCGAAAGTCCCCCGATGTCGAGGACGCCACGGCGATGCACTCGACGAACGATGCAGGGTAGGTCGGGAAGTAGGAGTTGTTGTTGCCCGCTGCCACCACGACGAGTACGCCGCTTGCCACGGCATACTGAACGGCGGTGAGCACGCTTGCTGGCGGGACGGCGGTGCCCGCTAGGCTCATGTTGATCACGTGGGCGCCGTTGTTCACGGAGTAGTTGATGCCGTTCGCAACGTTCTCCCACGTGCCATTGCCGCTGGCATTCAGGATCTTCACCGGTAGTAGCATGGCGGTGGGGTTCATGCCGGCGATTCCGGTAGCGTTGTTCGTTGCTGCAGCCGCAATGCCTGCCACGTGTGTCCCATGCTTGTGGTCGTCTTCGGCGACGGCGTCGTTGTTCACGAAGTCCCAGCCGGAGTTGATGATCTTAGACTGCAGGTCGGGATGGCTGAGGGCGATGCCGGTGTCGCAGATGGCAATGATGACCGAGGACTTACCCTGGTAGGTGTCCATCGCTGCAGGCCACCCGACCTTGGGCAGGCCCCACTGAAGACCGTAGAACTCATCGTCTGGCCAAGCGATCCGAACGATACCGTTCGGCTCGGCGAACTCCACACTCGGGTCGAAGCGGAGCCACGAGGAAAGGCCGACCACATTGGCGGTCGGAGCCAGCTTGATCTTGTA is a window of Fimbriimonadia bacterium DNA encoding:
- a CDS encoding S8 family serine peptidase, producing the protein MNSTRIALAALRRGAATTAAVALLCLAHAQFNARAQTPTFEYVPGEMLIKFRQGTTPERMQCLAGRLGGSLLPSIPDLGIYKIKLAPTANVVGLSSWLRFDPSVEFAEPNGIVRIAWPDDEFYGLQWGLPKVGWPAAMDTYQGKSSVIIAICDTGIALSHPDLQSKIINSGWDFVNNDAVAEDDHKHGTHVAGIAAAATNNATGIAGMNPTAMLLPVKILNASGNGTWENVANGINYSVNNGAHVINMSLAGTAVPPASVLTAVQYAVASGVLVVVAAGNNNSYFPTYPASFVECIAVASSTSGDFRAGSSNFNQGDYQWVDVAAPGTSIYSCFLGGTYGYDSGTSMATPHVSAEAALLYSVLTEPRTDTPRSPEAASLVRQLIESNCHNVGSWVTYGRIKLDAALNAALNLPAAISGTLTLQGHVAPQTVPITIQLFEPGTSNLVASKPIALDEDGSYSATFTVPGTYDVRFSASSKFLARRVPNVGLSRVAAASTVDATLLNGDADGTGAVDIADLNIILLQFAGAGSGDLNGDGVVDLLDLSIALVNFTKTSDP